The Setaria italica strain Yugu1 chromosome IX, Setaria_italica_v2.0, whole genome shotgun sequence genome has a window encoding:
- the LOC101760681 gene encoding LOW QUALITY PROTEIN: protein G1-like5 (The sequence of the model RefSeq protein was modified relative to this genomic sequence to represent the inferred CDS: deleted 2 bases in 1 codon), protein MDLQVPHPDSPHSDNSGGGGSASGALTPAAASSAGAALASPSRYESQKRADWNTFGQYLRNHRPPLSLARCSGAHVLEFLRYLDQFGKTKVHTPACPFFGHPAPPAPCPCPLRQAWGSLDALIGRLRAAYEENGGRPENNPFGARAVRLYLREVRDHQSRARGVSYEKKKRKKAPAAHPVPAAVISSSSPHDGNGHTHHYEHQMPPPPPPGAAA, encoded by the exons ATGGACCTGCAGGTGCCGCACCCGGACAGCCCGCACTCCGacaacagcggcggcggcggctcggcgtcTGGGGCgctgacgccggcggcggcgtcgtcggcgggCGCGGCGCTGGCGTCGCCGAGCCGGTACGAGTCGCAGAAGCGGGCG GACTGGAACACGTTCGGGCAGTACCTGCGGaaccaccgcccgccgctgtCGCTGGCGCGGTGCAGCGGCGCGCACGTGCTCGAGTTCCTGCGCTACCTCGACCAGTTCGGCAAGACCAAGGTGCACACCCCGGCGTGCCCCTTCTTCGGccacccggcgccgccggcgccctgcCCGTGCCCGCTCCGCCAGGCCTGGGGCAGCCTCGACGCGCTCATCGGCAGGCTGCGCGCCGCCTACGAGGAGAACGGGGGCCGCCCCGAGAACAACCCCTTCGGCGCGCGCGCCGTCAGGCTCTACCTCCGCGAGGTGCGCGACCACCAGtcccgcgcgcgcggcgtcaGCTACGAGAAGAAGAAGCGCAAGAAGGCCCCGGCGGCGCaccccgtccccgccgccgtcatctcctcctcctccccccacgACGGCAACGGACATACCCACCACTACGAGCAccagatgccgccgccgcccccgcccggcgccgcggcgtga
- the LOC101759886 gene encoding LOW QUALITY PROTEIN: uncharacterized protein LOC101759886 (The sequence of the model RefSeq protein was modified relative to this genomic sequence to represent the inferred CDS: substituted 1 base at 1 genomic stop codon) produces MRYRRGGGGEHYRRGGGSIAPPRRCLAPRRRLAWLARLDRGTNGWASLPGHLFHVQACGYFSNRGGKRGNVLSTTEWLLRPTRLDQVLVASVWIGSRGRVWLAGPYCIYSPLCFDVLERAYDMLMMDQLLNRKKGLTYGSIQVSKDIRYADDQPIVPXGPRYSRSTVKDLRINMAISAAFIMFISTLGHADWKPLQFLCFANFYRILEKLKGTEPAIAPIYNEYGEVEGRGIHMAKRVLCSLGLVLGSMLATSLGYTGLVNFSQFLGQYIPSVIYNFQELIVTTASSVLLCILALVLLPPNSQL; encoded by the exons ATGCGTTACcgacgaggaggcggtggagagcATTACCGTCGCGGTGGTGGTAGCATTGCACCGCCGCGCCGTTGCCTTGCCCCGCGCCGTCGCCTCGCCTGGCTCGCTCGCCTGGACCGGGGCACCAACGGCTGGGCCTCGCTGCCAGGGCACCTCTTCCACGTGCAAGCGTGCGGATACTTCTCTAACAGGGGCGGCAAGCGTGGGAACGTGCTGTCCACCACGGAGTGGCTGCTCCGCCCCACGCGGCTCGACCAAGTGCTCGTCGCCTCTGTCTGGATCGGTTCCAGAG GACGTGTTTGGTTAGCTGGTCCTTACTGCATCTACTCACCTCTCTGCTTTGATGTG TTGGAGAGGGCTTATgatatgctaatgatggatcaGCTGTTGAATCGGAAGAAAGGGTTGACGTATGGGTCGATCCAG GTGTCAAAGGACATCAGATATGCTGATGATCAACCAATAGTTCCTTAGGGACCTag ATACTCAAGATCCACTGTAAAGGACCTGCGCATAAATATGGCAATATCAGCAGCGTTT aTCATGTTTATATCTACCCTGGGCCATGCAGATTGGAAACCCTTACAGTTCCTGTGTTTTGCGAACTTCTACCGAATACTGGAGAAGCTGAAGGGTACGGAGCCAGCTATCGCTCCCATATATAAT GAGTATGGTGAGGTTGAAGGTCGAGGTATACATATGGCAAAACGAGTGCTATGTAGTCTGGGTTTAGTGCTTGGATCAATGCTTGCCACATCCCTG GGCTATACCGGGCTTGTGAATTTTTCTCAGTTTCTTGGACAATATATTCCATCTGTCATTTACAATTTTCAG GAGTTGATTGTGACTACAGCTTCATCCGTTCTGCTTTGCATCCTAGCCCTTGTTCTcttacctccaaactcccaactttaa